The Acidobacteriota bacterium genome has a segment encoding these proteins:
- a CDS encoding glycosyltransferase family 2 protein has protein sequence MFHLEYPGQSFIRDLQTLLFPSGPYRTFLDGVRAQHSLDAFDFFVLIPYFIILGILAIYGLHRYQLVYLYFKNRDRKPQLKQKLGKLPMVTVQLPIYNELFVVERLVESVTKLDYPRDLLEIQVLDDSNDETRFLARQCVERFRQAGFDIHYLHRQDRQGYKAGALEAGLKVAKGELVAIFDADFVPEPSFLRKTIHHFADSKVGMVQTRWGHINSEYSLLTRTEAMILDGHFVMEHGGRHRSGLFFNFNGTAGIWRRKAIENAGGWQHDTLTEDTDLSYRAQLQGWKFIYLPDVVCPAELPVEMNAFKSQQFRWAKGLVQTGIKLLPTIFRTRLPLRVKIEAAFHFSANCSYPLMVMFSLIFLPAMIVRFYQGWFQMLFIDLPLFMLATMSVSSFYALSQRELDASGWVQKVKYLPFLLSVGIGLSVSNSLAVLEAIAGRKTAFRRTPKHCIASAGDGLAAKRKYRGKMGFTPFLELGLGVYFAFTVYFAWSNGNYFTLPFLMLFLVGYVFTGLMSLFQAPLARFLDGRRAPLLPKTAS, from the coding sequence GTGTTTCACCTTGAGTATCCAGGACAGAGCTTCATTCGGGATCTTCAGACCCTTCTGTTTCCCTCAGGTCCCTATCGAACCTTTCTGGACGGGGTGCGCGCCCAGCACAGCCTGGACGCGTTCGATTTCTTCGTCCTGATTCCCTACTTTATCATACTGGGAATCCTGGCCATTTACGGGCTGCACCGCTATCAACTGGTTTACCTCTACTTTAAAAACAGGGATCGAAAGCCTCAACTCAAGCAAAAGCTCGGCAAGCTCCCGATGGTCACGGTCCAGCTCCCCATCTACAACGAGCTGTTTGTGGTCGAACGGCTGGTCGAGTCGGTAACCAAGCTGGACTACCCCCGGGACCTGCTGGAGATCCAGGTTCTGGACGATTCCAACGACGAAACCCGATTTCTGGCCCGCCAGTGCGTGGAACGCTTTCGCCAGGCCGGCTTCGACATTCACTACCTCCATCGACAAGACCGCCAGGGGTACAAGGCCGGGGCCCTGGAGGCCGGCTTGAAGGTGGCCAAGGGCGAACTCGTGGCCATCTTCGACGCCGACTTCGTGCCCGAGCCCTCCTTCCTGCGCAAGACCATCCACCATTTCGCCGACTCCAAGGTCGGAATGGTGCAGACCCGATGGGGGCACATCAACTCCGAATACAGCCTTCTCACCCGGACAGAAGCCATGATTCTGGACGGTCACTTCGTGATGGAGCACGGTGGCCGGCACCGTTCGGGGCTCTTCTTCAATTTCAACGGCACGGCCGGGATCTGGAGGCGCAAGGCCATCGAGAACGCGGGCGGGTGGCAGCACGACACCTTGACCGAGGATACCGATCTGAGCTACCGCGCCCAGCTTCAAGGCTGGAAATTCATCTATCTCCCCGACGTGGTCTGCCCCGCTGAACTGCCGGTTGAAATGAACGCGTTCAAGAGCCAGCAGTTCCGTTGGGCCAAGGGGCTGGTGCAAACGGGGATCAAGCTGCTCCCGACCATCTTCAGGACTCGGCTGCCGCTGAGGGTCAAGATTGAAGCCGCCTTCCACTTCTCCGCCAACTGCTCCTACCCCCTGATGGTGATGTTTTCGCTGATCTTCCTGCCCGCCATGATCGTCCGCTTCTATCAGGGCTGGTTTCAGATGCTCTTCATAGACCTGCCGCTCTTCATGCTGGCGACCATGTCGGTCTCTTCCTTTTACGCGCTCTCCCAGCGCGAGCTGGATGCCAGTGGCTGGGTGCAAAAGGTGAAGTACCTTCCCTTCCTCCTGTCGGTGGGAATCGGCCTGTCGGTGAGCAACTCGCTGGCGGTTCTGGAGGCTATCGCCGGCAGAAAGACCGCCTTTCGCAGAACTCCCAAGCACTGCATTGCTTCGGCGGGCGACGGTTTGGCCGCCAAACGCAAGTACCGGGGGAAAATGGGCTTTACTCCTTTCCTGGAACTGGGGCTGGGCGTCTACTTCGCCTTCACCGTCTATTTCGCCTGGTCCAACGGGAACTACTTCACGCTGCCCTTCCTGATGCTGTTTCTGGTGGGCTATGTCTTCACCGGCCTCATGTCTCTGTTTCAAGCCCCTCTGGCTCGCTTCCTGGACGGCCGGCGAGCGCCGCTGCTGCCCAAAACGGCTTCCTGA